The following proteins come from a genomic window of Micromonospora echinofusca:
- a CDS encoding enoyl-CoA hydratase-related protein, with the protein MTSPDVLVRAATARGVTTLTLDSPHNRNALSTPLMTQLLAGLAEAVADDAVRVIVLDHTGPVFCSGADLKETAAAYASGTVPAGMLGDVLAAVWECPKPVVAKVAGPARAGGLGLIAAADLAVCAREATFAFTEVRIGVVPAVISATVLPRLHPRAAAELYLTGDAFDGRRAAEIGLVTAAVPADGLDAAVAGYCDSLVRGAPGALAGAKQLLRRPPATDLRTEIAGLSTLSTGYFLSEEGREGVLAFREKRPARWVPTDGDTTPGEGR; encoded by the coding sequence ATGACCTCTCCCGACGTGCTCGTACGGGCCGCCACGGCCCGTGGGGTGACCACGCTCACCCTGGACAGTCCGCACAACCGCAACGCGCTCTCCACGCCGCTGATGACCCAGCTGCTGGCCGGCCTCGCCGAGGCGGTCGCCGACGACGCCGTACGCGTGATCGTGCTGGACCACACGGGCCCGGTCTTCTGCTCCGGCGCTGACCTGAAGGAGACCGCCGCCGCGTACGCCAGCGGGACCGTGCCGGCCGGGATGCTCGGCGACGTGCTCGCGGCGGTCTGGGAGTGCCCGAAGCCGGTGGTGGCGAAGGTGGCCGGTCCGGCCCGGGCCGGGGGCCTGGGCCTGATCGCGGCGGCCGACCTGGCGGTCTGCGCGCGGGAGGCGACGTTCGCCTTCACCGAGGTGCGGATCGGGGTGGTCCCGGCGGTGATCTCCGCGACCGTGCTGCCCCGGCTGCACCCCCGCGCGGCGGCCGAGCTCTACCTGACCGGCGACGCCTTCGACGGCCGGCGGGCCGCCGAGATCGGCCTGGTCACCGCCGCCGTGCCGGCGGACGGGCTGGACGCGGCGGTTGCGGGGTACTGCGACTCTCTGGTGCGGGGGGCACCGGGCGCGCTGGCCGGGGCGAAGCAGCTGCTGCGCCGGCCGCCCGCCACGGACCTGCGGACGGAGATCGCCGGGCTGTCCACCCTGTCGACCGGGTACTTCCTGTCGGAGGAGGGACGCGAGGGCGTCCTCGCGTTCCGGGAGAAGCGGCCGGCGCGCTGGGTGCCGACCGACGGCGACACCACGCCGGGCGAGGGGCGGTAG